Proteins from a genomic interval of Paenibacillus sp. RC334:
- the uvrC gene encoding excinuclease ABC subunit UvrC — protein sequence MESYAEDLRNQEKALENIRHKLALLPDASGCYLMKNSEGTIIYVGKAKVLKNRVRSYFTGSHNGKTQRLVSDIRDFEYIVTGSNMEALILECNLIKKHQPRYNVLLKDDKTFPYLKITNEEHPKLEVTRRVLKDKAKYFGPYPNSYAAHQTKKLLDRMYPLRKCGVMPKEVCLYYHMHQCLGPCVKEVAKETYDQIGQEIGSFLSGGHEEIKKDLQRKMQEAAEELYFERAKELRDQIISIDAMMEKQKITTADAKDRDVFGFSVDKGWMCVQILYVRKGKMIERHMSTFPFYGEAYSDFMSYVTQYYSDNPAVPQEILLPDTPKLMKQAEQGDVGQSAVTEAVSHTATTEGTAQTSNNAVQEAGTLSDVANEEQPFERSADALLVAEERASYGEATEQDQTEAQLSGGLEEPATAALALAEWLDVKVLVPQRGLKKQMTGMATENARVALDEKFKLIERDEERTSKAASNLGRAIGLDSLHRVEAFDNSNIQGSDPVSAMIVFIDGKPAKKEYRKYKIRSVQGPDDYETMREVIRRRYERVLKENLERPNLIVVDGGRGQIKAAVDVLENELGLFIPVCGLVKDTKHRTSQLLVGDSPEAVTLARNSEEFYLLQRIQDEVHRFAITFHREQRGKSMVTSRLDSIPGIGEKRRKLLLKHFGSLKKIREASVEDFRPLSIGDKLARQIIAALREEES from the coding sequence ATGGAATCTTATGCGGAGGACTTGCGGAATCAGGAGAAGGCGCTGGAGAACATACGACACAAATTAGCGTTGCTGCCAGATGCATCGGGCTGTTACTTGATGAAGAACAGCGAGGGCACCATCATTTATGTCGGCAAGGCCAAAGTGCTGAAAAACCGGGTCCGTTCCTATTTTACAGGCAGCCATAACGGCAAGACGCAGCGACTGGTTTCCGATATCCGTGATTTTGAATATATCGTTACGGGCAGTAATATGGAGGCGCTCATTCTGGAGTGCAACCTGATTAAAAAGCATCAGCCGCGCTATAACGTGCTGTTGAAGGATGACAAAACCTTTCCTTATTTGAAAATTACGAACGAGGAGCACCCCAAGCTGGAGGTGACCCGGCGCGTTCTGAAAGATAAAGCAAAATATTTTGGCCCTTATCCTAATTCCTACGCGGCACATCAGACGAAGAAGCTGCTGGACCGTATGTATCCGTTACGCAAGTGCGGTGTGATGCCGAAGGAAGTGTGCCTTTATTATCATATGCATCAATGCCTGGGCCCTTGTGTGAAAGAGGTTGCGAAGGAAACGTATGACCAGATTGGTCAGGAGATCGGTTCTTTTTTGAGTGGCGGGCATGAGGAAATCAAAAAGGATCTTCAACGCAAAATGCAGGAGGCCGCAGAGGAGCTGTACTTTGAGCGTGCCAAGGAGCTACGCGACCAGATTATCAGCATTGACGCGATGATGGAAAAGCAGAAGATCACGACAGCCGATGCGAAGGACCGCGATGTATTTGGATTTTCGGTAGACAAGGGCTGGATGTGTGTGCAGATCCTATATGTTCGTAAAGGTAAAATGATCGAGCGGCATATGTCTACGTTTCCTTTTTATGGCGAGGCCTACAGCGACTTTATGTCCTATGTGACGCAATATTATAGTGATAACCCGGCGGTGCCGCAGGAAATATTGCTGCCGGATACACCGAAGCTGATGAAGCAGGCGGAACAGGGTGATGTCGGTCAATCGGCTGTGACGGAAGCTGTTTCTCACACTGCAACAACCGAGGGAACCGCACAGACCAGTAACAATGCTGTACAAGAAGCAGGGACATTATCGGATGTGGCAAATGAAGAGCAGCCGTTCGAGCGTTCCGCGGATGCACTGCTGGTGGCCGAAGAGCGTGCTTCTTATGGAGAAGCAACGGAGCAGGACCAGACAGAAGCCCAACTGTCCGGCGGGCTGGAGGAACCAGCTACGGCGGCACTCGCTCTGGCTGAATGGCTGGATGTAAAGGTACTGGTGCCTCAGCGTGGACTGAAAAAGCAAATGACGGGTATGGCTACGGAAAATGCACGGGTTGCTTTGGATGAGAAGTTTAAGCTGATTGAGCGGGACGAGGAACGGACATCCAAGGCTGCAAGCAATCTGGGGCGTGCGATTGGGCTGGATAGCCTGCATCGGGTGGAGGCGTTTGATAACTCCAACATACAGGGCTCCGATCCAGTCTCGGCAATGATTGTGTTCATTGATGGCAAGCCTGCCAAGAAGGAATACCGTAAATATAAAATCCGTTCAGTGCAGGGGCCGGATGATTATGAAACGATGCGTGAGGTTATTCGGCGTCGATATGAACGTGTGCTCAAGGAAAATCTGGAGCGTCCGAATTTGATCGTCGTCGATGGTGGACGCGGACAGATTAAGGCCGCTGTGGATGTGCTGGAGAATGAACTGGGTTTGTTCATTCCTGTGTGTGGTCTGGTGAAGGATACCAAGCATAGAACCTCTCAACTACTGGTGGGGGATTCTCCAGAGGCCGTGACACTGGCCCGCAACAGTGAAGAATTTTACCTGCTGCAACGCATTCAGGACGAGGTTCACCGATTCGCCATTACATTCCATCGTGAGCAACGGGGCAAATCCATGGTAACCTCTCGTTTGGACTCGATTCCGGGAATTGGCGAGAAGCGGCGTAAGCTGCTGCTTAAGCATTTTGGCTCACTTAAAAAAATAAGAGAGGCCAGCGTCGAAGACTTCCGGCCTCTCTCTATCGGTGATAAGCTTGCGCGTCAGATTATAGCTGCCCTTCGGGAGGAGGAGTCGTAG
- the trxA gene encoding thioredoxin — protein MAIVNVSDQSFNAEVEGTGTVLVDFWAPWCGPCKMIAPILEDLSTEVGDSVKIAKVNVDENPESASRFGVMSIPTLIVFKDGQPVDKVVGLNSKEALKSMLTKHQ, from the coding sequence ATGGCAATTGTTAACGTGTCCGACCAATCCTTCAACGCAGAAGTCGAAGGTACAGGAACCGTTTTGGTTGATTTTTGGGCGCCATGGTGCGGTCCTTGCAAAATGATCGCTCCTATTCTGGAGGATCTGTCCACAGAAGTTGGCGACAGCGTCAAAATCGCGAAAGTGAACGTGGATGAAAACCCAGAGTCTGCTTCCCGTTTCGGCGTTATGAGCATTCCTACCCTGATCGTCTTCAAAGACGGACAGCCCGTTGATAAAGTGGTGGGTCTGAATTCCAAAGAAGCGCTGAAAAGCATGCTTACCAAACACCAGTAA